The following proteins are encoded in a genomic region of Gossypium hirsutum isolate 1008001.06 chromosome D05, Gossypium_hirsutum_v2.1, whole genome shotgun sequence:
- the LOC107905093 gene encoding LOW QUALITY PROTEIN: 14-3-3-like protein (The sequence of the model RefSeq protein was modified relative to this genomic sequence to represent the inferred CDS: inserted 1 base in 1 codon), whose product MAAAATSSPREENVYMAKLAEQAERYEEMVEFMEKVSASADNEELTVEERNLLSVAYKNVIGARRASWRIISSIEQKEESRGNDDHVATIRDYRAKIESELTSICNGILKLLDTRLVPXASSGDSKVFYLKMKGDYHRYLAEFKTGAERKEAAESTLTAYKSAQDIANAELAPTHPIRLGLALNFSVFYYEILNSPDRACNLAKQAFDEAIAELDTLGEESYKDSTLIMQLLRDNLTLWTSDMQDDGADDIKEAPKRDEEEQQQKPQQ is encoded by the exons ATGGCCGCCGCCGCCACTTCTTCACCCCGCGAGGAAAATGTCTACATGGCGAAACTCGCCGAGCAAGCCGAACGCTACGAGGAAATGGTTGAGTTCATGGAGAAAGTCTCTGCCTCCGCCGACAACGAGGAGCTCACCGTCGAGGAAAGGAACCTCCTCTCCGTCGCTTACAAGAATGTTATCGGTGCTCGCCGTGCTTCCTGGCGCATCATCTCCTCCATTGAGCAGAAAGAGGAGAGCCGTGGTAACGATGACCACGTCGCTACGATCCGTGATTACCGGGCCAAGATCGAGTCCGAGCTTACTTCGATCTGTAACGGGATCTTGAAGCTCCTTGACACTAGGCTTGTCC CGGCTTCCTCTGGAGATTCCAAGGTCTTCTATCTTAAGATGAAGGGAGATTACCACAGGTACTTGGCCGAGTTCAAGACTGGAGCTGAACGGAAGGAAGCTGCTGAGAGTACTCTCACTGCCTACAAATCTGCTCAG GACATTGCCAACGCCGAGTTGGCTCCTACTCACCCGATTCGACTTGGACTGGCACTCAATTTCTCTGTTTTCTACTATGAGATTCTCAATTCTCCCGATCGCGCTTGCAATCTCGCCAAACAG GCATTTGATGAAGCGATAGCTGAGTTGGATACTCTAGGCGAGGAATCGTACAAAGACAGCACCCTCATCATGCAACTCCTCCGTGACAATCTCACTCTCTGGACCTCCGATATGCAG GATGACGGGGCTGATGATATTAAAGAAGCACCGAAGCGTGACGAGGAGGAGCAACAACAAAAGCCACAGCAGTAG
- the LOC107905092 gene encoding acetylajmalan esterase has protein sequence MATSLCTHVPALFLLLLLLLLLLVSAPCNAGILRTCKFDAIYQLGDSISDTGNLIREHPFSPFARLPYGETFFKHATGRCSNGLLIIDFLALSAGIPFLQPYLNSNALFTRGRGVNFAVAGSTALPVETLADNGVVAPVTNSSLSRQLDWMLTHFNGICHDEDDCLEKLKTALFIVGEIGGNDYNYALFQGKSFDQVRSMMPLVIQAIKDAVTRVVGYGATRVIVPGNFPIGCFPVHLTVFRSNDSDAYNGFNCLKDLNNLSSHHNGLLKQAIKELRKELPHATILYGDYYNGYMRLLNKAKFLGLDPNSTQKACCGIGGDYNMELNKMCGAAEVGVCKNPDEYISWDGVHLTQKAYQLISGWLIHGVYWKLRCGV, from the exons ATGGCTACCTCCCTTTGTACTCATGTTCCCgccctctttcttcttcttcttcttcttcttcttcttcttgtttcaGCTCCATGCAATGCAGGTATTCTCAGGACATGCAAGTTCGATGCCATATATCAGCTGGGGGATTCCATATCCGACACCGGAAATCTAATCCGAGAGCACCCTTTCTCTCCTTTTGCTAGGCTTCCTTACGGTGAAACCTTCTTCAAGCATGCAACCGGTAGATGCTCCAATGGCTTACTCATCATCGATTTTCTAG CTTTATCTGCTGGAATCCCCTTCCTCCAGCCCTACTTAAACAGTAATGCACTATTCACTCGTGGCCGTGGGGTGAATTTCGCGGTTGCTGGCTCCACTGCGTTACCTGTGGAGACTCTAGCTGATAATGGAGTTGTTGCCCCTGTTACCAATTCTTCTCTTAGCAGGCAGCTTGACTGGATGTTGACCCATTTTAATGGCATATGCCACGATGAGGATG ATTGTTTGGAGAAGCTTAAAACGGCTCTTTTCATCGTTGGGGAGATTGGAGGGAATGATTATAACTACGCCTTGTTTCAAGGCAAATCCTTTGACCAAGTCAGATCCATGATGCCCTTGGTTATTCAAGCCATAAAGGATGCTGTAACA AGAGTTGTTGGTTATGGTGCCACTCGAGTGATTGTTCCCGGAAACTTTCCAATAGGCTGCTTCCCGGTCCACCTCACGGTATTCCGGTCCAACGATTCCGATGCCTACAACGGTTTCAATTGCCTCAAGGACTTGAACAACTTGTCAAGCCATCATAACGGCCTTCTCAAACAAGctattaaagaattgagaaaagaACTCCCTCATGCCACCATATTGTATGGCGACTACTACAATGGATACATGAGGCTTTTGAACAAAGCTAAATTTCTTG GTTTGGATCCAAATTCAACACAAAAAGCTTGTTGTGGGATAGGAGGAGATTACAACATGGAGCTGAACAAAATGTGTGGAGCAGCAGAAGTGGGAGTGTGTAAAAATCCAGATGAATATATAAGCTGGGATGGAGTTCATTTGACGCAAAAAGCTTATCAGTTGATATCAGGATGGCTCATTCATGGCGTTTATTGGAAGCTTCGATGCGGGGTTTGA